In Streptomyces sp. NBC_01707, a genomic segment contains:
- a CDS encoding XdhC/CoxI family protein, translating to MLDIAEELHRWVGQGREFAVATVVEVGGSAPRQPGAALAVDRDGTAIGSVSGGCVEGAVYELCQQALDDGTTVRERFGYSDEDAFAVGLTCGGVIDILVTPVRADDPARPVFAAALAAAATGEAAAVVRITDGPAELLGRPLLVRPDDSYEGGLGGHPELDRTAAAEARAMLDVGRTGPLTIGAEGSRCGRPLGLLVESSVPPPRMIVFGAIDFAAALVRVGKFLGYHVTVCDARPVFATEARFPDADEVVVDWPHRYLAATAVDARTALCVLTHDAKFDVPLLETALKLRVAYVGAMGSRRTHLERNERLREVGVTELELARLHSPIGLDLGARTPEETALSIAAEIVAERRGGSGVPLTGAHTPIHHESGQPPAGWISSVA from the coding sequence ATGCTGGACATCGCCGAAGAGCTTCATCGGTGGGTCGGGCAGGGACGCGAATTCGCCGTCGCCACCGTCGTGGAGGTCGGCGGGAGCGCGCCCCGGCAGCCGGGAGCAGCCCTCGCCGTCGACCGCGACGGCACGGCGATCGGGTCGGTCTCCGGCGGGTGTGTGGAGGGCGCGGTGTACGAGCTGTGCCAACAGGCCCTCGACGACGGCACCACCGTGCGGGAGCGGTTCGGCTACAGCGACGAGGACGCCTTCGCCGTGGGTCTGACCTGCGGCGGTGTCATCGACATCCTGGTGACACCGGTCCGTGCGGACGACCCCGCACGCCCGGTGTTCGCCGCCGCGCTCGCCGCCGCGGCGACAGGGGAGGCGGCGGCGGTCGTACGGATCACGGACGGGCCCGCCGAACTCCTCGGCCGCCCCCTCCTCGTCCGTCCCGACGATTCGTACGAGGGCGGGCTCGGCGGACATCCGGAGCTGGACCGCACCGCGGCGGCCGAGGCCCGCGCGATGCTGGACGTGGGCCGGACCGGCCCTCTCACGATCGGTGCCGAGGGATCGCGCTGCGGCCGACCGCTCGGGCTGCTCGTCGAGTCGAGCGTCCCGCCGCCCCGGATGATCGTATTCGGGGCCATCGACTTCGCCGCCGCCCTGGTCCGGGTCGGCAAATTCCTCGGGTACCACGTCACCGTGTGCGACGCCCGGCCGGTCTTCGCGACCGAGGCCCGCTTCCCGGACGCCGACGAGGTGGTCGTCGACTGGCCGCACCGCTATCTGGCGGCCACCGCCGTGGATGCGCGCACGGCCCTGTGCGTGCTGACCCACGACGCGAAATTCGATGTCCCGCTGCTGGAGACGGCGTTGAAACTGCGGGTCGCCTACGTCGGGGCGATGGGCTCGCGCCGCACCCACCTGGAGCGCAACGAACGGCTCCGCGAGGTCGGCGTCACCGAACTCGAACTGGCCAGGCTGCACTCGCCGATCGGTCTCGATCTCGGCGCACGCACCCCGGAGGAGACCGCCCTGTCGATCGCCGCCGAGATCGTCGCCGAGCGGCGCGGCGGCAGCGGAGTCCCACTCACCGGCGCGCACACCCCGATCCATCACGAAAGCGGGCAGCCGCCGGCCGGATGGATCTCCTCGGTGGCCTGA
- a CDS encoding NCS2 family permease → MTQQSVEPRTIAEEAGPGSRIPAGRSWLDRYFHISERGSTVAREVRGGVTTFMAMAYILLLNPLILGGKDVEGHLLSQPGLITATALAAAATTLLMGFVGKVPLALAAGLSVSGVLASQVAPAMTWPQAMGMCVMYGLVICLLVVTGLRELIMNAIPLPLKHGITMGIGLFIALIGLYKAGFVGKGSPTGPPVTLGINGELAGWPVLIFCVTLLMIFMLQARAVPGAILIGIVVGTVIAVVVHKAAGLDAKAWNMSPPELGGSAVSAPDFSLFGKVEFGGWGDVGAMTVGFIVFTLVLAGFFDAMATIIGVGTEAGLADDKGRMPGLSKALFIDGAGGAIGGVAGGSGQTVFVESATGVGEGARTGLASVVTGLFFAACLFFTPLTAIVPPQVASAALVVIGAMMMQNAKHVDWSDRAIAVPVFLTVVLMPFTYSITPGVAAGVISYVAIKVAQGKIREIGGFMWGLTVIFVVYFALHPIESWLGVN, encoded by the coding sequence ATGACCCAGCAGTCAGTGGAGCCCAGGACCATCGCGGAGGAGGCGGGCCCCGGCTCGCGCATCCCCGCCGGCAGATCCTGGCTCGACCGGTACTTTCACATATCCGAGCGTGGATCCACGGTCGCGCGCGAAGTGCGCGGCGGCGTCACGACCTTCATGGCCATGGCGTACATCCTGCTGCTCAATCCGCTCATCCTCGGCGGCAAGGACGTCGAAGGGCATCTGCTCAGCCAGCCGGGACTGATCACCGCCACCGCGCTCGCCGCGGCCGCGACCACCCTGCTGATGGGCTTCGTCGGCAAGGTGCCGCTGGCGCTGGCCGCCGGTCTCAGCGTCTCCGGCGTTCTCGCGTCGCAGGTCGCCCCCGCCATGACCTGGCCGCAGGCCATGGGCATGTGCGTCATGTACGGCCTGGTGATCTGCCTCCTGGTGGTCACCGGCCTGCGCGAGCTGATCATGAACGCGATCCCGCTCCCGCTGAAGCACGGCATCACCATGGGCATCGGGCTCTTCATCGCCCTGATCGGTCTGTACAAGGCCGGGTTCGTCGGCAAGGGCTCGCCGACCGGACCGCCCGTCACACTCGGCATCAACGGCGAGCTCGCCGGCTGGCCCGTCCTGATCTTCTGCGTCACCCTGCTGATGATCTTCATGCTGCAGGCCCGCGCCGTCCCCGGCGCGATCCTGATCGGCATCGTCGTCGGCACCGTGATCGCGGTCGTCGTCCACAAGGCGGCCGGTCTCGATGCCAAGGCATGGAACATGTCTCCGCCGGAACTGGGCGGCAGCGCGGTCTCCGCCCCGGACTTCTCGCTCTTCGGGAAGGTCGAGTTCGGCGGCTGGGGCGACGTCGGCGCGATGACCGTCGGCTTCATCGTCTTCACCTTGGTGCTGGCCGGCTTCTTCGACGCGATGGCCACCATCATCGGCGTCGGTACGGAGGCCGGGCTGGCCGACGACAAGGGCCGGATGCCGGGCCTGTCCAAGGCGCTGTTCATCGACGGCGCAGGCGGTGCGATCGGCGGTGTCGCGGGCGGCTCCGGCCAGACCGTGTTCGTCGAGTCGGCGACCGGTGTCGGCGAAGGCGCACGGACCGGTCTCGCCTCCGTGGTCACCGGCCTGTTCTTCGCGGCCTGCCTCTTCTTCACCCCGCTCACCGCGATCGTGCCACCCCAGGTCGCCTCCGCGGCCCTGGTCGTCATCGGCGCGATGATGATGCAGAACGCCAAGCACGTCGACTGGAGCGACCGCGCGATCGCCGTCCCGGTCTTCCTCACCGTCGTGCTGATGCCCTTCACGTACAGCATCACCCCGGGCGTCGCCGCCGGTGTGATCTCCTATGTCGCGATCAAGGTGGCACAGGGCAAGATCCGTGAGATCGGCGGGTTCATGTGGGGTCTGACGGTGATCTTCGTCGTCTACTTCGCTCTGCATCCGATCGAAAGCTGGCTGGGCGTCAACTGA
- the pucD gene encoding xanthine dehydrogenase subunit D: protein MGVTGSPTNIHQGTRTKGGIGESTLRPDGILKVTGEFAYSSDMWHEDMLWGHTLRSTVAHAEIVSIDISQALATPGVHAVLTYDDLPTSVKNYGLEIQDTPVLAHGKVRHHGEPVALVAADHPETARRAAAKIRVDYRELPVVTDEASATAPDAILIHEGRNDHHAGHVPHPNIVHRQPIVRGDADAAAARADVVVSGEYVFGMQDQAFLGPESGLAVPAEDGGVDLYVATQWLHSDLRQIAPVLGLPEDKVRMTLSGVGGAFGGREDLSMQIHACLLALRTGKPVKIVYNRFESFFGHVHRHPAKLWYEHGATRDGKLTHMKCRIVLDGGAYASASPAVVGNASSLSVGPYVIDDVDIEAIALYTNNPPCGAMRGFGAVQACFAYEAQMDKLAAELGMDPVEFRQLNAMEQGTLLPTGQVVDSPAPVAELLRRVKARPLPPERQWEVAGEEADVRALPGGLSNTTHGEGVVRGIGYAVGLKNVGFSEGFDDYSTARVRMEVVGGVPVATVHTAMAEVGQGGVTVHAQIARTELGVAQVTIQPADTRVGSAGSTSASRQTYVTGGAVKHSCEAVREKVLEIGRRKFGTYHPAWATADLLLEGGKVVTDGGEVLADLVDVLEDEAVDIELEWRHRPTEAFDLRTGQGNGHVQYSFAAHRAVVEVDTELGLVKVIELACAQDVGKALNPLSVVGQIQGGTTQGLGVAVMEEIIVDPKTAKVRNPSFTDYLIPTILDTPTIPVDVLELADDHAPYGLRGIGEAPTLSSTPAVLAAIRDATGLELNRTPVRPEHLTGT from the coding sequence ATGGGCGTTACCGGCTCCCCCACGAACATCCACCAGGGCACCCGCACCAAGGGCGGCATCGGCGAGTCCACGCTCCGCCCCGACGGCATCCTGAAGGTCACCGGCGAGTTCGCGTACTCCTCGGACATGTGGCACGAGGACATGCTCTGGGGCCACACGCTGCGCTCCACGGTGGCGCACGCCGAGATCGTCTCGATCGACATCTCCCAGGCGCTCGCCACCCCCGGCGTGCACGCCGTACTCACCTACGACGACCTGCCGACCTCGGTGAAGAACTACGGCCTCGAGATCCAGGACACCCCCGTCCTCGCCCACGGCAAGGTCCGTCACCACGGCGAACCGGTGGCGCTCGTCGCCGCCGACCACCCGGAGACGGCCCGCCGCGCCGCCGCGAAGATCAGGGTCGACTACCGCGAGCTGCCCGTCGTCACCGACGAGGCGTCCGCCACCGCCCCCGACGCGATCCTCATCCACGAGGGACGCAACGACCACCACGCCGGGCACGTCCCGCACCCGAACATCGTCCACCGCCAGCCCATCGTCCGCGGCGACGCGGACGCGGCAGCGGCCCGGGCCGACGTCGTCGTCAGCGGCGAATACGTCTTCGGCATGCAGGACCAGGCCTTCCTCGGTCCCGAGTCCGGCCTGGCGGTCCCCGCCGAGGACGGCGGCGTCGATCTGTACGTCGCCACGCAGTGGCTGCACTCCGACCTCCGCCAGATCGCCCCCGTCCTCGGCCTGCCCGAGGACAAGGTCCGCATGACGCTCTCCGGCGTCGGCGGCGCCTTCGGCGGCCGCGAGGACCTGTCGATGCAGATCCACGCCTGCCTGCTGGCGCTCCGCACCGGCAAGCCGGTCAAGATCGTCTACAACAGGTTCGAGTCCTTCTTCGGGCACGTCCACCGCCATCCGGCGAAGCTCTGGTACGAGCACGGCGCCACCCGCGACGGCAAGCTCACCCACATGAAGTGCCGCATCGTGCTGGACGGCGGCGCCTACGCCTCGGCGTCCCCGGCCGTCGTCGGCAACGCCTCCTCACTCTCCGTCGGACCGTACGTCATCGACGACGTCGACATCGAGGCGATCGCGCTCTACACCAACAACCCGCCGTGCGGCGCCATGCGTGGCTTCGGCGCGGTCCAGGCGTGCTTCGCCTACGAGGCGCAGATGGACAAGCTCGCCGCCGAACTGGGCATGGACCCGGTCGAGTTCAGGCAGCTCAACGCCATGGAGCAGGGCACCCTCCTGCCGACCGGGCAGGTCGTCGACTCGCCCGCCCCGGTCGCCGAGCTGCTGCGCCGGGTGAAGGCCCGGCCGCTGCCGCCCGAGCGCCAGTGGGAGGTCGCCGGTGAGGAGGCCGACGTGCGGGCGCTGCCCGGCGGTCTGTCGAACACCACCCACGGCGAAGGTGTCGTGCGCGGCATCGGTTACGCGGTCGGCCTCAAGAACGTCGGCTTCTCCGAGGGCTTCGACGACTACTCCACCGCCCGGGTCCGGATGGAGGTCGTCGGCGGCGTGCCGGTCGCCACCGTGCACACGGCGATGGCGGAGGTCGGGCAGGGCGGCGTCACCGTGCACGCCCAGATCGCCCGCACCGAGCTGGGCGTCGCCCAGGTCACCATCCAGCCGGCCGACACCCGGGTCGGCTCCGCCGGATCCACCTCCGCCTCCCGGCAGACATACGTCACCGGCGGCGCCGTGAAGCACTCCTGCGAGGCCGTCCGCGAGAAGGTCCTGGAGATCGGGCGCCGCAAGTTCGGTACGTACCACCCCGCCTGGGCCACCGCCGATCTGCTCCTCGAAGGCGGCAAGGTGGTCACCGACGGCGGCGAGGTGCTGGCCGATCTCGTCGACGTACTGGAGGACGAGGCGGTCGACATCGAGCTGGAGTGGCGCCACCGGCCCACCGAGGCGTTCGACCTGCGCACCGGACAGGGCAACGGGCACGTCCAGTACTCCTTCGCCGCGCACCGTGCGGTCGTCGAGGTCGACACCGAGCTCGGCCTGGTCAAGGTCATCGAACTGGCCTGCGCCCAGGACGTCGGCAAGGCGCTCAACCCGCTGTCGGTGGTCGGCCAGATCCAGGGCGGCACCACCCAGGGACTGGGTGTCGCCGTCATGGAGGAGATCATCGTCGACCCGAAGACCGCGAAGGTGCGCAACCCGTCCTTCACGGACTACCTGATCCCCACCATCCTCGACACGCCGACCATCCCGGTCGATGTGCTCGAACTCGCCGACGACCACGCCCCGTACGGGCTCCGTGGCATCGGTGAGGCCCCGACCCTGTCGTCGACCCCGGCCGTCCTCGCGGCGATCCGGGACGCGACGGGCCTGGAGCTGAACAGGACGCCGGTGCGCCCCGAGCACCTCACCGGCACCTGA
- a CDS encoding (2Fe-2S)-binding protein, translating to MRVNFTVNGRKHEADDVWEGESLLYVLRERMGLPGSKNACEQGECGSCTVRLDGVPVCSCLVAAGQVEGREVVTVEGLADFAAHRSEAHPGSGCASGACGTSLDQARRWEAKPAAEQSRSTGELSPIQQAFIDAGAVQCGFCTPGLLVAADELLERNPEPSDADIREALSGNLCRCTGYEKILDAVRLAAARAEETV from the coding sequence ATGCGCGTCAATTTCACGGTCAACGGCCGTAAGCACGAGGCCGACGACGTCTGGGAGGGCGAGTCCCTCCTCTACGTGCTGCGCGAGCGGATGGGCCTGCCCGGTTCCAAGAACGCCTGCGAGCAGGGCGAGTGCGGCTCCTGCACCGTCCGCCTCGACGGCGTCCCGGTCTGCTCCTGCCTGGTCGCCGCGGGCCAGGTGGAGGGCCGCGAGGTCGTCACAGTGGAGGGCCTCGCCGACTTCGCCGCCCACCGGTCCGAGGCGCACCCCGGCAGTGGCTGCGCCTCCGGCGCCTGCGGCACCTCGCTCGACCAGGCCCGTCGGTGGGAGGCCAAGCCGGCCGCCGAACAGTCCCGCAGCACCGGTGAACTCTCCCCGATCCAGCAGGCGTTCATCGACGCCGGCGCCGTCCAGTGCGGCTTCTGCACCCCCGGCCTGCTGGTCGCCGCCGACGAGCTGCTGGAACGCAACCCGGAGCCGTCCGACGCGGACATCCGCGAGGCGCTCTCCGGCAACCTCTGCCGCTGCACCGGCTACGAGAAGATCCTCGACGCGGTCCGCCTCGCGGCCGCCCGCGCGGAAGAGACGGTGTGA
- a CDS encoding xanthine dehydrogenase family protein subunit M — translation MDFLRPASWEEALAAKAEHPTAVPIAGGTDVMVEINFDHRRPEYLLDLNRIGELSEWEVGQEDVRLGASVPYSHIMEHLRTELPGLALASHTVASPQIRNRGGVGGNLGTASPAGDAHPALLAAGAEVEAESVRGTRMIPIDAFYTGVKRNALEPDELIRAVHIKKADGPQQYSKVGTRNAMVIAVCAFGLALHPETRTVRTGIGSAAPTPVRAKDAEEFLNAALEEGGFWDSRTVITPSIAAQFATLAAGACNPIDDVRGTASYRRHAVGIMARRTLGWTWESYRGNGRSTEGAA, via the coding sequence ATGGACTTCCTTCGCCCCGCCAGCTGGGAGGAGGCGCTCGCCGCCAAGGCCGAGCACCCGACGGCTGTGCCCATCGCGGGCGGTACCGATGTGATGGTCGAGATCAACTTCGACCACCGGCGGCCCGAGTACCTCCTCGACCTGAACCGCATCGGTGAGCTGTCCGAGTGGGAGGTGGGCCAGGAGGACGTGCGGCTCGGCGCCTCCGTGCCGTACAGCCACATCATGGAGCACCTGCGGACCGAACTGCCCGGTCTGGCGCTCGCCTCGCACACCGTCGCATCGCCGCAGATCCGCAACCGCGGCGGCGTCGGCGGCAACCTCGGAACCGCGTCGCCCGCCGGTGACGCGCACCCCGCACTGCTCGCCGCGGGCGCCGAGGTCGAGGCAGAATCCGTGCGCGGGACCCGGATGATCCCGATCGACGCCTTCTACACGGGCGTCAAGCGCAACGCCCTCGAACCGGACGAGCTGATCCGGGCCGTGCACATCAAGAAGGCCGACGGGCCACAGCAGTACTCGAAGGTCGGCACCCGCAACGCGATGGTCATCGCCGTCTGTGCCTTCGGCCTCGCCCTGCACCCGGAGACCCGCACGGTCCGTACCGGCATCGGCTCCGCCGCCCCGACACCCGTCCGGGCGAAGGACGCGGAGGAATTCCTGAACGCCGCGCTCGAGGAAGGCGGGTTCTGGGACAGCCGCACCGTCATCACGCCGTCCATCGCCGCACAGTTCGCCACGCTCGCCGCAGGCGCCTGCAACCCGATCGACGATGTCCGCGGCACCGCGAGCTACCGCAGGCACGCGGTGGGAATCATGGCCCGCCGCACCCTCGGCTGGACCTGGGAGTCGTACCGCGGCAACGGCCGCAGCACCGAAGGAGCTGCCTGA
- a CDS encoding PucR family transcriptional regulator ligand-binding domain-containing protein — protein MRLRALLETDALGLRLLGGEHELDRSVRGVMTTDLRDPSRYLTGGELVLTGLAWRRDAADSEPFVRILAGAGVAGLAAGEAELGEIPGDLIEACERHRLPIFAVDETVAFATITEYVVRQVSGERAGDLAAVVDRHRRLMTSGPAGGGPDVVLDLLGSDLDLHAWVLSPTGRQIADAGEPLPGQVGATLAGHHLAATRTGRRGPHRATVDGIAYSLFPIRNTGRGAAPASRDVRESVLSDWLLAVEADASDWPAARLDLLQGVTQLIAVERDRRDAARTVRRRLAQEVLELVQTGAAPTEIAARLRVAAPVLLPGLGTAPHWQVVVARVEWGAEGAPGATGGPVTSGIAGGPVAQALLEEILVDPAVTGPDSADRIAVAHTGDEAVALVPLPARAAPSADGVDGTEADGTAGATTAKEDPALHADALLAAVRAPLSAGLADDGRLTLGVSAAVHSPEGLRGALEEARHARRVAAARPGRVCAAGHHELASHVLLLPFVPDDVRRAFTARLLDPLRDYDRRHRAELIPTLEAFLDCDGSWTRCAARLHLHVNTLRYRVGRIEQLTGRDLSRLEDKLDFFLALRMS, from the coding sequence ATGCGGCTGCGCGCACTGCTGGAAACCGATGCGCTGGGCCTGCGGCTGCTCGGCGGCGAGCACGAGCTCGACCGGTCCGTCCGTGGCGTCATGACCACCGACCTGCGGGACCCGAGCCGCTATCTGACCGGTGGCGAGCTGGTACTGACCGGCCTGGCCTGGCGCCGGGACGCGGCGGACTCGGAGCCGTTCGTACGGATCCTCGCGGGCGCCGGGGTCGCCGGGCTCGCGGCGGGCGAGGCGGAGCTCGGCGAGATCCCGGGCGATCTGATCGAGGCGTGCGAGCGGCATCGCCTGCCGATCTTCGCCGTCGATGAGACCGTCGCGTTCGCAACGATCACCGAATACGTGGTGCGTCAGGTCTCCGGTGAGCGAGCGGGTGACCTGGCGGCGGTCGTCGACCGGCACCGCAGGCTGATGACCTCGGGTCCGGCCGGCGGCGGCCCCGACGTGGTCCTGGACCTGCTCGGCTCCGACCTCGACCTGCACGCCTGGGTGCTCTCCCCCACCGGCCGGCAGATCGCGGACGCCGGTGAGCCGCTGCCCGGACAGGTGGGCGCGACGCTGGCGGGCCACCATCTGGCCGCCACCCGCACCGGCCGCCGGGGTCCGCACCGGGCCACGGTCGACGGCATCGCGTATTCGCTGTTCCCGATCCGCAACACCGGCCGGGGCGCGGCCCCCGCCTCCCGCGACGTCCGCGAGTCGGTTCTCTCCGACTGGCTGCTCGCCGTCGAGGCCGACGCGAGCGACTGGCCGGCCGCCCGGCTGGATCTGCTCCAGGGTGTCACCCAGCTGATCGCGGTCGAACGGGACCGGCGCGACGCGGCCCGTACGGTACGCCGCAGGCTCGCCCAGGAAGTCCTGGAACTGGTCCAGACGGGCGCCGCACCCACCGAGATCGCGGCCAGGCTGCGGGTCGCCGCCCCGGTCCTGCTGCCCGGCCTGGGTACCGCACCGCACTGGCAGGTCGTGGTGGCCCGGGTCGAGTGGGGCGCGGAGGGCGCGCCGGGCGCCACGGGCGGGCCGGTCACATCCGGCATCGCGGGCGGCCCGGTCGCCCAGGCGCTGCTGGAGGAGATCCTCGTCGACCCGGCGGTCACCGGCCCCGACTCCGCCGACCGGATCGCGGTCGCGCACACCGGCGACGAGGCCGTCGCGCTCGTACCCCTGCCCGCCCGCGCCGCACCGTCCGCCGATGGCGTGGACGGCACGGAGGCCGACGGCACAGCCGGCGCGACGACGGCCAAGGAGGACCCGGCGCTGCACGCCGACGCGCTGCTCGCCGCCGTGCGCGCGCCGCTCTCCGCCGGCCTTGCCGACGACGGCCGCCTGACACTGGGTGTCAGCGCCGCCGTGCACTCCCCCGAGGGTCTGCGCGGCGCCCTGGAGGAGGCACGGCACGCCCGCCGGGTGGCGGCGGCCCGTCCCGGCCGGGTCTGCGCGGCGGGTCACCACGAGCTGGCCTCGCACGTCCTGCTGCTGCCGTTCGTCCCCGACGATGTGCGCCGTGCGTTCACCGCACGGTTGCTCGACCCGCTGCGCGACTACGACCGACGCCACCGCGCCGAACTCATTCCCACGCTGGAAGCGTTCCTGGACTGCGACGGTTCGTGGACCCGCTGCGCGGCCCGGCTGCACCTGCACGTCAACACATTGCGCTACCGGGTCGGGCGAATCGAGCAGTTGACGGGGCGTGACCTTTCCCGCCTGGAGGACAAGCTCGATTTCTTCCTGGCCCTGCGTATGAGCTGA
- a CDS encoding GntR family transcriptional regulator, producing the protein MEQGRAHQQVRPPYTSTASAAVRSAAAPDRVPGQARAHRARDEQQPGVQSPGEQPRGERARGEHIHCESPVPRVVVQRHSVRGQILDALRAALVDGELLPGQVYSAPVLGARFGVSATPVREAMQQLAIEGAVEVVPNRGFRVAERGPHELAELAEVRALIEVPVMLRLARTVDQASWTALRPLADATVAAAAVGDRASYAESDRAFHRAVLALSGNQQLVMVADDLHRRSQWPLGHNPATRRADLLADAVEHTALLDALIAEDLSVVQSLVREHFTGADR; encoded by the coding sequence GTGGAGCAGGGCAGAGCGCATCAGCAGGTGCGTCCGCCGTACACGTCCACCGCATCCGCGGCCGTCCGGTCGGCCGCGGCCCCCGACCGGGTGCCGGGTCAGGCGCGCGCCCATCGGGCGCGGGACGAGCAGCAACCCGGTGTGCAGTCGCCCGGTGAACAGCCGCGCGGCGAACGGGCCCGCGGGGAGCACATCCACTGCGAGTCGCCCGTGCCCCGCGTCGTGGTGCAGCGGCACTCCGTACGCGGGCAGATCCTGGACGCACTGCGCGCCGCCCTCGTCGACGGTGAGCTGCTGCCGGGCCAGGTCTACTCCGCCCCGGTGCTGGGCGCCCGCTTCGGAGTCTCGGCGACACCGGTCCGTGAGGCGATGCAGCAGCTTGCCATCGAGGGCGCCGTGGAGGTCGTCCCGAACCGGGGCTTCCGGGTCGCCGAGCGCGGCCCGCACGAGCTGGCCGAGCTTGCGGAGGTGCGCGCCCTGATCGAGGTCCCCGTCATGCTGCGGCTGGCCCGCACCGTGGACCAGGCCAGCTGGACCGCTCTGCGCCCGCTGGCCGACGCCACGGTCGCGGCCGCGGCGGTGGGCGACCGGGCGAGCTACGCGGAGTCCGACCGGGCCTTCCATCGAGCGGTCCTCGCGCTCTCCGGCAACCAGCAACTCGTGATGGTCGCGGACGACCTGCACCGCCGCTCCCAATGGCCCCTGGGGCACAACCCGGCCACCCGGCGGGCCGACCTCCTCGCCGACGCCGTGGAACACACCGCGCTGCTCGACGCGCTGATCGCCGAGGACCTGTCCGTCGTGCAGTCGCTGGTACGCGAACACTTCACCGGTGCGGACCGCTGA
- a CDS encoding (2Fe-2S)-binding protein yields MTLPTLLPDTTTSAVSDAYTRLAEVFTGLRAEVLGDDEPTPSGVGWVGAHELAAGGAALDTFLAWDNAQVLRDYGQQARPDVVASFGLHRYAWSACLLVTVPWFLHRRVPRIPVEDVAFQRTLGHLAVRVREFACLPDDPAAALPGASVVADEAALRAEVLAAVAEHIGPVLDGFGPRMRRGKRALWGMATDEIVEGLWYIAHLLGEERRAMIELEALLPGTTKPYVGTAGFRELTGPNGESLPTRDRASCCLFYTLRPEDTCVTCPRTCDTDRVRKLTPA; encoded by the coding sequence ATGACCCTGCCCACCCTGCTTCCCGACACGACGACGTCCGCGGTGTCGGACGCGTACACCCGCCTGGCCGAGGTCTTCACCGGGCTGCGTGCCGAGGTTCTCGGGGACGACGAGCCGACCCCCTCCGGCGTCGGCTGGGTGGGTGCGCACGAGCTCGCGGCCGGCGGCGCCGCTCTGGACACGTTTCTCGCCTGGGACAACGCGCAGGTGCTGCGGGACTACGGGCAGCAGGCGCGGCCCGATGTGGTCGCCAGCTTCGGCCTGCACCGCTACGCCTGGTCGGCGTGTCTTCTGGTGACAGTGCCGTGGTTCCTGCACCGGCGGGTGCCGCGGATCCCCGTCGAGGACGTGGCGTTCCAGCGGACCCTGGGCCATCTGGCCGTGCGCGTAAGGGAGTTCGCCTGCCTGCCGGACGATCCGGCGGCGGCGCTGCCGGGGGCCAGCGTGGTGGCGGACGAGGCCGCGCTGCGAGCCGAGGTGCTGGCCGCGGTGGCCGAGCACATCGGTCCGGTGCTCGACGGCTTCGGCCCCCGGATGCGCCGCGGCAAGCGGGCCCTGTGGGGCATGGCGACGGACGAGATCGTCGAGGGTCTCTGGTACATCGCCCATCTGCTCGGCGAGGAGCGGCGGGCGATGATCGAGCTGGAGGCGCTCCTGCCGGGTACCACCAAGCCGTATGTCGGCACAGCGGGCTTCCGCGAACTGACCGGGCCGAACGGCGAGTCGCTGCCCACCCGCGACCGGGCCAGCTGCTGCCTCTTCTACACACTGCGGCCCGAGGACACCTGCGTCACCTGCCCGCGTACGTGCGACACCGACCGGGTACGGAAGCTGACGCCCGCCTGA